In Populus alba chromosome 1, ASM523922v2, whole genome shotgun sequence, a single window of DNA contains:
- the LOC118033672 gene encoding protein LURP-one-related 4, translating into MAKVFPQCQRPTLDPFVSFERQTYTIWMKSLLCQTNGCTVFDSDGDIVYRVDNYDKKCRNKVYLMDLRGRVLVTIRRKRLHCFGCWYGYRWNSSYANKEKPWFQVKKCCRFICMGSFACQVTVGFEKYWVEKLASKTAFRIVGIDGNVIAEVKQKQLSSGMTLGEDVLTLVVEPHVDHSLIMAIVTVYGLIKHKL; encoded by the exons ATGGCAAAGGTTTTTCCTCAGTGTCAAAGACCGACGTTAGACCCTTTCGTGTCTTTTGAAAGGCAAACATACACTATATGGATGAAATCACTTCTGTGCCAAACTAATGGTTGCACAGTCTTCGATTCCGATGGAGACATTGTTTATCGCGTTGACAACTATGACAAGAAGTGCAGGAACAAGGTCTATCTCATGGATCTTCGAGGCAGAGTTCTTGTTACAATACGAAGAAAG AGGTTACATTGTTTTGGATGTTGGTATGGTTATCGATGGAATTCTAGTTATGCCAACAAGGAGAAGCCATGGTTTCAAGTGAAGAAATGTTGCAGATTTATCTGTATGGGAAGTTTTGCCTGTCAAGTTACTGTAGGATTTGAGAAATATTGGGTAGAGAAATTGGCTAGCAAAACAGCATTTAGAATCGTAGGCATTGATGGAAATGTTATTGCAGAG GTGAAGCAAAAACAATTATCTTCGGGGATGACGCTGGGAGAAGATGTGCTAACTTTGGTTGTGGAGCCTCACGTAGATCATTCCCTGATAATGGCAATCGTCACTGTCTACGGATTGATCAAACATAAGCTGTAG